TGCAAACTTAGTGTTCTTATACTAATAGCAATCTGGTGCTAATGGGTCAGGAGATTGAGTATTTATTTATATGGTTTATTTATTGGTTTAACTACCAAAATCCTCATCATCCCATAGTCTTTGACAATTGAAATGTACATTCCCGTCACCTGTAGTAAATATTTCAAATTATAACATAATTTGCTATCTAATTATTTATACTAATTTAGTCGCTATTTTGACATATACATTTTGCCTTCAATTTCTCCTCGAAATCTCAAAATTCTGACTTAGTATGTAACAATTAAATAATATCTTCAAAAATtagatatctcaaaataataagatagtacTTTAAAATAATCAGTAGGTAATtaaaacatctcaaaataatgagatagtatctcaaaataatgggaTAGTACCTTAAAACTATTTCTTAGTAGAAATACTAGGTATGTCAGAacagcatgataaaaaaaatagatatttttaggTGGTGGAAATAGGCTTCCATTATAATGTGACTTCTCTGGTACTGTACCACTTtgtctaaaaaaaattacagcctttttattaaagtatttcatatttatcattttaagCAGAACGTTAAAACGCTGATGTACCATTTTTACCAATAAAAAGCTTAAACTGAAACTGGTGACTCACCCAGAAACTCCAAAACAGAGACCACGCCCTCTTATACGGAAAACACACCTCCCTCTTCACTGTCCCGGCCACGCCCAAACAGAGACCTGGCTCTCTTACACAAATACCACAGCCCCATACACTGCTCAGGCCACGCCCAAACAGAACCCCCAGCCCTCTTAGACAGAAACCACGCCCCTTACGCTGTTCAGGTCACTCCCAAACAGAGGGCACGCCCTCTTACACAGAAACCTCACCCCCATCTATACTTTGCTGACCACGCCCAAACCCAGGCCCCGCCCCTCCCCCAGCCCCCTCACTCTCCGCTCTGGGAGCTGCTTTGTGTTGGGTGAGTAACTTCTGCGTTACAGCGGGAAACTCCGGCGTGCGCTGTCTCTCCGGCAGTATGGAGCCCGGCGAGCAGCGGTGAGGAGTGTACGGAGCGCGAGAGATGACGATGGGAACTATGAACTGCAGCGAGCGCACCGACGTGCTGGCCGGCTCGCCCCGCACCTCGGCGGCGATGTTCGCGGCGGGGGTTCTGGGGAACGTGGTGGCTCTCGTGCTGCTGGAGGTCCGGCGGAGGAAGCAGAGCGCCTCTCTGTTCCAGTTGCTCGTGACCGCGATGGTCATCACCGACCTGCTGGGCACTTTCTCGGTCAGCCCGCTGGTCATCACCGCGTACGCGCAGAACCGCTCCCTGCTGGGTATGAGCGGAACGCGCGCCGTGTGCGCGCACTTCGGCTTCTCCATGACCTTCTTCAGCCTGGTGACGCTGGCCTTGTTGCTGGGCATGGCCGTGGAGCGCTGGCTCGCCATCGGACACCCGTACCTGTACGAGAGGCGCGTGAGCATGCGCTGCGGCTACGTGCTCCTGCCCGTGGTCTACCTGGCGTGCGCGCTCTTCTGCCTCGCGCCCTTACTGGACGACTGCTTCGGCAGGTACGTGCAGTACTGCCCGGGCACGTGGTGCTTCATCGACCTAAGCTCGAGGAGACCGGGACATATAGCCTATAAGAGCGTGTACGCCTCGTGCCTGCTGATCATGATCGCGTGCACCGTGCTGTGCAACGCCTCGGTCAGCTACCACCTGCTGCTCATGCACCGCCGCAGCAAGGCCAACCGCAGCT
This genomic interval from Astyanax mexicanus isolate ESR-SI-001 chromosome 1, AstMex3_surface, whole genome shotgun sequence contains the following:
- the ptger2b gene encoding prostaglandin E receptor 2b subtype EP2, translated to MTMGTMNCSERTDVLAGSPRTSAAMFAAGVLGNVVALVLLEVRRRKQSASLFQLLVTAMVITDLLGTFSVSPLVITAYAQNRSLLGMSGTRAVCAHFGFSMTFFSLVTLALLLGMAVERWLAIGHPYLYERRVSMRCGYVLLPVVYLACALFCLAPLLDDCFGRYVQYCPGTWCFIDLSSRRPGHIAYKSVYASCLLIMIACTVLCNASVSYHLLLMHRRSKANRSSFRRFRGQRSLSITEEVEHLVLLGFMTIAFVICSLPLVIRVYMNSSDNAMDLKAMLLLSVNPIIDPWVYIILSPPVPRLLWGMVCKVFRSQSTREKILNTHTQTESWSSNPPIELQK